In Strix uralensis isolate ZFMK-TIS-50842 chromosome 18, bStrUra1, whole genome shotgun sequence, one DNA window encodes the following:
- the STK35 gene encoding serine/threonine-protein kinase 35 → MVRPAAPRLAERLKGQAGRAFPPSDAAARAPEPARRSPARGAGGGAAVAAAGARPPRGGGGAMEMADGGCRGTQRATRRRRAARRGPMAAAAAAGPGPGGGGGGGGGGGAPRYSLLAEIGRGAYGVVYEAVSGRNGARLAVKRIRCDAPENVELALAEFWALTSLRRQHPNVVRFEECVLQRHGLGQRMSHGNKRSQLYLRLVETSLKGERILGYAEEPCYLWFVMEFCEGGDLNQYVLSRRPDPATNKSFMLQLTSAIAFLHKNHIVHRDLKPDNILITEKSGTPVLKVADFGLSKVCAGLTARGKEGGHENKNVNVNKYWLSSACGSDFYMAPEVWEGHYTAKADIFALGIIIWAMIERITFIDAETKKELLGTYIKQGTEIVPVGEALLENPKMELHIPQKRRTSMSEGIKQLLKDMLAANPQDRPDAFELETRMDQVTCAA, encoded by the exons ATGGTTCGTCCCGCTGCGCCGCGATTGGCCGAGCGCTTAAAGGGGCAGGCAGGGCGCGCTTTTCCGCCCTCCGACGCGGCGGCGCGTGCCCCCGAGCCCGCGCGGCGCTCCCCggcgcgcggggccggggggggcgcggcggtggcggcggcgggcgcgcggcccccccgcggcggcggcggcgccatgGAGATGGCGGACGGTGGCTGCCGCGGGACACAAAGGGCGACGCGgaggcggcgggcagcgcggcggggccccatggcggcggcggcggcggcggggcccggccccggcggtggcggcggcggcggcggaggggggggcgctCCGCGGTACAGCCTGTTGGCCGAGATCGGCCGCGGGGCCTACGGCGTGGTGTACGAGGCGGTGTCGGGCCGCAACGGCGCCCGGTTGGCGGTGAAACGGATCCGTTGCGACGCCCCCGAGAACGTGGAGCTGGCGCTGGCGGAGTTCTGGGCCCTGACGAGCCTCCGGCGGCAGCACCCCAACGTGGTGCGCTTCGAGGAGTGCGTCCTGCAGCGGCACGGCCTGGGGCAGCGCATGAGCCACGGCAACAAGCGCAGCCAGCTCTACCTGCGCCTCGTCGAGACCTCCCTCAAAG GTGAGAGGATCCTGGGCTACGCGGAGGAGCCTTGCTACCTGTGGTTCGTCATGGAGTTCTGCGAAGGGGGAGACCTCAACCAGTACGTGCTCTCACGAAGACCTGACCCCGCGACGAACAAGAGCTTCATGCTGCAGCTGACCAGCGCCATTGCCTTCCTGCACAAGAACCACATTGTCCACCGGGACCTGAAACCAGACAACATCCTGATAACCGAGAAGTCTGGCACCCCGGTTCTCAAGGTGGCCGACTTCGGGCTGAGTAAGGTCTGCGCTGGCCTGACTGCTCGGGGCAAGGAGGGTGGGCATGAGAACAAAAATGTGAATGTGAACAAGTACTGGCTGTCTTCGGCTTGTGGCTCTGATTTCTACATGGCACCCGAGGTCTGGGAGGGACACTACACTGCCAAGGCTGACATCTTCGCCCTTGGCATCATCATCTGGGCCATGATCGAGAGGATAACTTTCATCGACGCGGAGACCAAGAAGGAGCTGCTGGGGACCTACATCAAGCAAGGGACTGAGATTGTGCCCGTTGGGGAAGCGCTGCTAGAAAACCCAAAGATGGAGCTGCACATCCCTCAGAAACGCAGGACTTCCATGTCTGAGGGGATCAAGCAGCTCTTGAAAGACATGTTGGCTGCTAACCCGCAGGATCGACCTGATGCCTTTGAGCTTGAAACCAGAATGGACCAGGTTACATGTGCTGCTTAA
- the FNDC11 gene encoding fibronectin type III domain-containing protein 11, whose protein sequence is MRRHGNRRGLQGCVRLGRARRQVKPRWGRGRWTELRRGLTRRVGARRGWHLSFGIMAVTLNEFETSSESTVRSEEQASASWERYLEGRSLVLQFLHYDLSFDYLQHHQSKVELLKKCYFYLEIEPKCVNMRDENHVAHCTSILQLIDPCQLQRVKQVGKNQTKIQLSLLTELLELLEQGREELSSYVETCDATTFLSQWDLIMQRLSKLSELMETLLSLEEPGQLYVKHHLVSRVDLRNTELLNIRISLRTKMPLIFDRNESFAHKDWAKLKWFTENQESYLEPCELHMKLLTNGSQTERGYGMVRTVTSDTCVVHNLQPGRSYKFTVRRSDAHVFVFENWHDSMILKTKTNAVEQADSSACAPEGWGGT, encoded by the exons ATGCGTCGCCATGGCAACCGCCGCGGCCTGCAAGGCTGCGTGCGGCTGGGCCGGGCCAGGCGGCAGGTAAAACCCCGCTGGGGTCGGGGCCGCTGGACGGAGCTTCGCCGGGGCCTGACAAGGAGGGTCGGGGCTCGACGGGGCTGG CACCTGAGCTTTGGAATCATGGCAGTGACGTTGAATGAATTTGAAACCAGTTCAGAGAGTACAGTGCGCAGCGAAGAACAAGCCAGCGCCAGCTGGGAGCGGTACTTGGAAGGGAGAAGCCTTGTTCTGCAGTTCCTGCACTATGACCTGAGCTTCGACTACCTCCAACATCACCAGAGCAAAGTTGAGCTCCTGAAGAAATGTTACTTTTACTTGGAGATTGAGCCCAAATGCGTGAACATGAGAGATGAGAACCACGTGGCGCATTGCACCAGCATCTTGCAACTGATAGACCCCTGCCAACTCCAGAGGGTGAAGCAGGTGGGAAAAAACCAGACTAAAATCCAGCTGTCACTTTTAACCGAGCTGTTAGAACTGCTGGAACAAGGTCGGGAGGAGCTGAGCAGTTACGTAGAGACCTGTGACGCGACAACTTTCCTCTCCCAGTGGGACTTGATTATGCAGAGACTGTCCAAGCTCTCCGAGCTGATGGAAACTCTCCTTTCCTTGGAAGAGCCAGGACAGCTCTATGTCAAGCACCATTTGGTGTCACGTGTGGATCTTAGAAACACTGAACTCCTCAACATTAGGATTTCTCTCCGTACAAAGATGCCACTGATTTTTGATCGAAATGAATCATTTGCACACAAGGACTGGGCCAAGCTGAAGTGGTTTACCGAAAATCAGGAGTCATATCTGGAACCGTGTGAACTGCACATGAAGTTACTGACAAATGGGAGTCAGACAGAACGGGGATACGGGATGGTTCGGACAGTCACCTCCGACACATGTGTAGTCCACAACCTGCAGCCTGGCAGATCGTACAAATTCACAGTTAGAAGATCAGATGCTCACGTGTTTGTCTTCGAAAATTGGCACGACAGCATGATATTGAAGACAAAAACTAATGCTGTTGAACAGGCGGACAGCAGCGCTTGTGCACCAGAAGGGTGGGGTGGCACGTGA